From Segatella copri, the proteins below share one genomic window:
- a CDS encoding IS110 family transposase yields MKNKSFVGIDISKNVIDVSIFREDTNIKMFPHEVFNNTRKGFGDMCSWLKKSRVVLSQALFGMEFTGCYSLDLEKFLTSKNYSFCMLSTRIVKHHPMGTIDKRDKNDSAKIADFLYRYDGTECAKPYKLPSKAMQQLKQLVNERKFLVEQRTNFMNRMQMFETKEDSAMYESYIKKLNHDIEKIDQEECELMSKEEDVFDTFQNLLTIPGIGFVNATNIIAITRNFTAFDTARQYARYVGVAPCSHTSGTSVKWRARPSAHCNGQVKADLSMAALRAVEYDVEMQMFYNRKLGGRKDSDTKRKALNAVKFKLICRMFAIGKQKRKWEVLNTSDDRKNLHIEKSKASEL; encoded by the coding sequence ATGAAAAATAAATCATTTGTAGGCATTGACATCTCTAAAAATGTCATAGATGTATCTATATTTCGTGAGGATACCAACATCAAAATGTTCCCTCATGAGGTGTTCAACAACACTCGCAAGGGATTTGGCGATATGTGCTCATGGCTCAAAAAGAGCCGTGTGGTACTTTCCCAAGCCCTGTTTGGCATGGAATTTACAGGTTGCTACTCCTTGGACTTGGAAAAATTCCTCACGTCCAAGAATTACTCTTTCTGTATGCTTAGTACACGTATAGTAAAACATCATCCTATGGGGACAATAGATAAGCGAGACAAGAATGACTCTGCAAAGATAGCTGACTTCCTCTATCGTTATGATGGCACGGAATGTGCCAAGCCATACAAGTTGCCAAGCAAGGCTATGCAACAATTGAAGCAACTTGTCAATGAGCGTAAGTTCCTTGTGGAGCAACGGACAAACTTTATGAACCGAATGCAGATGTTTGAAACGAAAGAGGATTCTGCCATGTATGAGAGCTACATTAAAAAACTCAATCATGACATTGAGAAGATAGATCAGGAAGAGTGTGAATTAATGTCCAAGGAGGAAGATGTCTTTGACACTTTTCAGAATCTGTTGACGATACCAGGAATTGGTTTTGTCAATGCAACAAACATAATTGCCATCACACGAAACTTTACCGCTTTTGACACAGCTCGGCAATATGCGAGATATGTTGGCGTAGCTCCATGCAGTCACACTTCTGGTACCAGTGTGAAATGGCGTGCCCGACCTTCCGCACACTGTAACGGTCAAGTGAAAGCTGACCTGTCTATGGCGGCATTGAGAGCTGTTGAGTACGATGTGGAAATGCAAATGTTTTATAATCGAAAGTTAGGAGGCAGAAAAGATTCTGATACTAAGCGTAAGGCATTGAATGCCGTCAAGTTTAAGCTCATTTGCAGAATGTTTGCCATAGGCAAGCAAAAGAGAAAATGGGAAGTGTTGAACACCTCTGACGACAGAAAGAACTTACATATTGAAAAGTCCAAAGCAAGTGAACTATGA